The following proteins are encoded in a genomic region of Gossypium hirsutum isolate 1008001.06 chromosome D05, Gossypium_hirsutum_v2.1, whole genome shotgun sequence:
- the LOC107905179 gene encoding putative lipase C4A8.10: MAEIEGNSQEVGEKEVDAKEVNHENENNNNNTKGIKKLRHKSTKKERRSLSFARFGCLRVESDETGGVDMEVRFPEKLNHPSHLVIMVNGLIGSAQDWKFAAKHFLKKYPEDVIVHCSKRNSSIFTFDGVDVMGDRLAEEVKYVISRHPSVQKISFVGHSLGGLIARYAIARLFEQDLTQENSQTNGDSRADQLEDSWLEGNVKCKMAGLEPVNFITLASPHLGSRWHKQVPLFRGSHVLEKAATRTSWFLGRTGKHLFLTDGKDGKPPLLLQMASDCEDLKFISALLSFKRRVVYANASFDHIVGWSTSSLRRRDELPKYQIKHLPRGDKYPHVVNVETGKTPTLDVVPYEAQINGTEKIDMEEEMIRALTKMSWERVDVYFKGSRQRLLAHLAIQVKNYWVNSDGADVVQHMIDNFVL; encoded by the exons aTGGCGGAAATTGAGGGAAATTCTCAAGAAGTGGGAGAGAAAGAAGTTGATGCTAAAGAGGTCAACCATGAAAACgagaacaataataataatactaaggGGATTAAGAAGCTGCGTCATAAGAGCACGAAGAAAGAGAGAAGATCATTGAGTTTTGCGAGATTTGGATGCTTGAGAGTAGAATCTGATGAGACTGGAGGCGTTGATATGGAAGTCCGGTTCCCGGAGAAGCTCAATCATCCTTCTCATCTCGTCATCATGGTTAATGGCCTCATTGGCAG TGCACAAGATTGGAAATTTGCAGCAAAGCACTTTTTGAAGAAGTATCCGGAAGATGTTATTGTTCATT GCAGTAAGCGCAATTCTTCAATATTTACCTTTGATGGTGTGGATGTAATGGGCGACAGATTAGCAGAGGAG GTTAAATATGTCATAAGCCGTCACCCAAGTGTTCAGAAGATTTCTTTTGTTGGTCATTCATTGGGTGGCCTTATAGCAAGATATGCCATTGCACGACTTTTTGAACAAGATCTTACTCAAGAAAATTCTCAAACAAACGGAGATAGTAGAGCTGATCAATTGGAAGATTCATGGCTTGAAGGGAACGTCAAATGTAAAATGGCTGGACTAGAGCCCGTGAATTTCATAACACTTGCAAGTCCACACCTTGGTTCTCGGTGGCATAAGCAG GTTCCACTGTTTCGTGGCTCCCATGTGCTGGAAAAAGCTGCTACTCGCACATCATGGTTTCTTGGTAGGACTGGAAAACATTTGTTTTTGACAGATGGAAAAGACGGAAAACCTCCTCTTCTTCTACAGATGGCCAGTGATTGTGAAGATCTTAAATTTAT ATCCGCTTTGCTGTCCTTCAAGCGTCGTGTTGTCTATGCAAATGCAAGTTTTGATC ATATTGTTGGGTGGAGTACCTCTTCCTTAAGGCGTCGAGATGAGCTTCCAAAG TACCAGATTAAACATCTTCCAAGAGGTGACAAATACCCACACGTTGTAAATGTGGAGACAGGAAAGACTCCTACTCTTGATGTAGTCCCTTATGAAGCCCAGATCAATGGAACTGAGAAGATAGACATGGAAG AGGAAATGATCAGAGCTTTAACAAAAATGAGCTGGGAACGTGTTGATGTTTACTTCAAAGGAAGCAGACAAAGACTTCTTGCACATCTTGCCATTCAG GTAAAAAACTATTGGGTTAATTCTGATGGAGCTGATGTAGTCCAACACATGATCGACAATTTTGTGTTGTAA